From a single Longimicrobium sp. genomic region:
- a CDS encoding thiopeptide-type bacteriocin biosynthesis protein — MTAEDVSGGERGRGWLAAHVFMKGVVMGADGDRMLAEVVYPFVEREYRDGSIGRYFYIRYGELGPHLRVRFHGDLARLRGEVAPRFERHVMDRLPEGLAGSPAPEPAAVDLPNTHPSVRWIPYEPESARYGGPDGVRVAERLFHVSSAVCAELLRAPQDRESRLGVSLSAAVVGLRAFCDRADEAIERARQHRDHFLAATAWDQPAAPVLASFDRAYAAQGPALCPLVQALWEAAGSGDSTDLPPALGRYHEALLQARDALTRLSREGRLTYEEVPVRRPSAIAEAFLWSYSHMTHNRLGVAPLDECYVMHIAARALGSPWPDAG, encoded by the coding sequence TTGACGGCGGAAGACGTCTCTGGCGGGGAACGGGGCCGCGGATGGCTGGCCGCGCACGTCTTCATGAAGGGCGTGGTGATGGGCGCGGACGGAGACCGGATGCTCGCGGAGGTCGTCTACCCGTTCGTGGAGCGCGAGTACCGGGACGGCTCCATCGGCCGCTACTTCTACATCCGCTACGGCGAGCTCGGCCCGCACCTGCGGGTCCGCTTCCACGGCGACCTGGCCAGGCTCCGCGGGGAGGTGGCCCCGCGCTTCGAGCGCCACGTCATGGATCGGCTCCCCGAGGGATTGGCGGGGAGCCCCGCTCCGGAGCCCGCGGCCGTCGACCTGCCGAACACGCACCCGTCGGTGCGCTGGATCCCCTACGAGCCCGAGAGCGCCCGGTACGGAGGCCCCGATGGGGTGCGGGTCGCCGAGCGGCTGTTCCACGTGTCGAGCGCCGTGTGCGCGGAGCTGCTGCGGGCGCCCCAGGACAGGGAGTCGCGTCTCGGCGTCTCGCTGTCGGCGGCGGTCGTCGGGCTGCGCGCGTTCTGCGACCGCGCCGACGAGGCCATCGAGCGTGCACGCCAGCACCGGGACCACTTCCTGGCCGCGACCGCCTGGGACCAGCCGGCCGCGCCGGTCCTGGCTTCGTTCGACAGGGCCTACGCCGCGCAGGGCCCGGCCCTGTGCCCGCTGGTGCAGGCCCTGTGGGAGGCGGCGGGGAGCGGCGACTCCACGGACCTTCCGCCGGCGCTGGGCCGCTACCACGAAGCCCTGCTCCAGGCCCGGGATGCCCTGACCCGGCTCTCGCGCGAGGGGAGGCTCACCTATGAGGAAGTCCCGGTACGTCGGCCCTCCGCGATCGCCGAGGCGTTCCTCTGGAGCTACTCGCACATGACGCACAATCGTCTCGGCGTCGCCCCTCTGGACGAGTGCTACGTGATGCACATCGCCGCGCGGGCCCTGGGCTCGCCCTGGCCCGATGCGGGGTGA